A region from the Tahibacter amnicola genome encodes:
- a CDS encoding M48 family metalloprotease, which yields MSPRYWLAFLLAFGSTVASSRENGVRLPDIGSSAAEILSPQQERAYGASMLHELRSMDLVLDDPLLSSYINDLGFRLVAHSDKPDHGYTFFVVRDGAINAFAAPGGFIGVNAGLITTATTESEVAAVLAHEIAHVTQNHLLRAFEDSQKTSLPIALAILGALIASQGSSGDAAQAAIVTGTSLMQQRQINFTRKDEIEADRVGIQTLARSQFDPDAMASFFARMERTLRPGGGGHIPDLLRTHPVNTDRISDAKARAASMASEEIAAVATPRLSGLPSLNGPADDDTLTPLAPGPKRRAADAAERHAYFLILRERARVLASDQPTALAAYYATNRKDQADFDTVANRYGHALALLRAGQPGEARAILTGLVAGHSSVLPFQLALAQAEARTGDRTDALNRYERLLANSPDNATINLSFAQTLIEDGKVASARRAQDLLRPMMAEEIDDPEIYRVFARASELSGDKIRAAEAYADVALLNGRLEDALNQLKALSTRRDLDYYQRSRIEARITEVTPYVLELRRRGIKPQDQGRLAPAFSCEDTSTCAAMSSRRNNPALQ from the coding sequence ATGTCTCCACGCTATTGGCTCGCCTTCCTTCTGGCCTTCGGCTCTACCGTGGCCTCGTCCCGGGAAAATGGGGTCCGATTGCCCGACATCGGAAGTTCGGCCGCGGAAATTCTCTCACCGCAGCAGGAACGCGCCTATGGCGCCAGCATGCTGCATGAGCTCCGGTCGATGGATCTTGTCCTCGATGATCCTCTTCTTTCAAGCTATATCAATGACTTGGGATTCCGTCTGGTGGCCCACAGCGACAAGCCCGACCACGGCTACACCTTTTTCGTGGTGCGCGATGGCGCGATCAATGCGTTTGCCGCTCCCGGCGGCTTCATCGGTGTGAATGCCGGCCTGATCACCACGGCCACGACGGAAAGCGAAGTGGCCGCCGTACTGGCGCACGAAATCGCCCACGTCACCCAGAACCACCTGCTGCGCGCGTTTGAAGATTCCCAGAAGACCTCCCTGCCGATCGCGCTGGCAATCCTGGGGGCTTTGATCGCCTCCCAGGGCAGCAGCGGCGACGCGGCCCAGGCCGCCATCGTCACGGGCACGTCGCTGATGCAGCAGCGCCAGATCAATTTCACGCGCAAGGATGAAATCGAGGCCGATCGCGTCGGCATCCAGACGCTGGCCCGCTCGCAGTTCGACCCGGACGCCATGGCCAGCTTCTTTGCCCGTATGGAACGCACCCTGCGCCCGGGCGGTGGCGGCCATATTCCCGATCTGCTGCGCACGCATCCGGTCAACACCGATCGCATCAGCGACGCCAAGGCGCGCGCGGCCTCGATGGCCAGCGAGGAGATTGCGGCAGTCGCAACACCGCGGCTGTCCGGCCTGCCCAGCCTGAACGGGCCGGCCGATGACGATACCCTGACGCCCCTGGCGCCCGGTCCGAAACGCCGCGCAGCGGACGCCGCCGAGCGGCATGCGTACTTCCTGATCCTGCGCGAACGCGCCCGCGTCCTGGCTTCGGACCAGCCGACGGCACTGGCGGCCTATTACGCCACCAACCGCAAAGACCAGGCCGATTTCGACACCGTCGCGAATCGCTACGGCCACGCATTGGCCCTGCTCCGTGCGGGCCAGCCAGGTGAGGCGCGCGCCATCCTGACCGGGCTCGTGGCGGGCCATTCCAGCGTCCTGCCGTTCCAGCTGGCCCTGGCACAGGCCGAGGCCCGGACCGGCGATCGCACCGATGCGCTCAACCGCTACGAGCGCCTGCTGGCCAATTCGCCGGACAACGCGACAATCAACCTGTCGTTCGCACAGACCCTGATTGAGGACGGCAAAGTCGCCAGCGCCCGGCGCGCCCAGGATCTGCTGCGCCCGATGATGGCGGAAGAAATCGACGATCCTGAGATCTATCGCGTCTTCGCCAGAGCGTCGGAACTTTCCGGCGACAAGATCCGCGCCGCCGAGGCCTACGCCGATGTCGCCCTGCTGAACGGGCGGCTGGAAGACGCGCTCAACCAGCTCAAGGCGCTGTCGACCCGGCGCGACCTCGACTATTACCAGCGCTCCCGGATCGAGGCACGTATCACGGAAGTGACACCCTACGTGCTCGAACTGCGCCGCCGGGGGATCAAACCGCAGGATCAAGGGCGCCTGGCGCCCGCTTTTTCCTGCGAAGACACCTCGACTTGCGCCGCCATGTCATCCCGGCGTAACAATCCTGCATTGCAATAA
- the phoB gene encoding phosphate regulon transcriptional regulator PhoB — MQKRILIVEDETAIRDMVAFALRKAGMDPIHAADARIAQSAIAERVPDMILLDWMLPGMSGLEYARRLRKEDLTREVPIIMLTARGEETDRVNGLDAGVDDYVVKPFSARELIARIKAVMRRTHGDEGDGVVEQGGLRIDGAAHRVYAGDQTVQIGPTEYRLLHFFMTHPERVYSRSQLLDQVWGGSVYVEERTVDVHIRRLRKTLEPYKLENLVQTVRGAGYRFSVTP, encoded by the coding sequence GTGCAGAAACGCATACTGATCGTCGAAGACGAAACCGCCATCCGCGACATGGTCGCCTTCGCCCTGCGCAAGGCGGGTATGGACCCGATCCATGCCGCCGACGCGCGAATTGCCCAGTCCGCCATCGCCGAACGCGTGCCGGACATGATTCTCCTGGACTGGATGCTTCCCGGCATGAGCGGCCTGGAGTATGCCCGGCGCCTGCGCAAGGAAGACCTCACGCGCGAAGTCCCCATCATCATGCTGACCGCACGCGGCGAGGAAACCGACCGCGTGAACGGCCTGGACGCCGGCGTCGACGATTATGTCGTCAAGCCGTTTTCGGCACGCGAGCTGATCGCCCGGATCAAGGCGGTCATGCGCCGCACCCACGGCGACGAGGGCGACGGCGTCGTCGAGCAGGGTGGCCTGCGGATCGACGGCGCGGCCCATCGCGTCTACGCCGGCGACCAGACCGTACAGATCGGTCCGACGGAATACCGGCTTCTGCATTTCTTCATGACACATCCGGAGCGCGTCTATTCGCGCAGCCAGCTGCTTGACCAGGTGTGGGGTGGCAGTGTCTATGTCGAAGAGCGGACGGTCGACGTCCATATCCGTCGCCTGCGCAAGACGCTCGAACCCTACAAGCTGGAAAACCTGGTGCAGACGGTGCGCGGCGCCGGCTATCGTTTCTCGGTGACGCCCTGA
- the phoR gene encoding phosphate regulon sensor histidine kinase PhoR, whose translation MTGAFDRAWQISLWRIACLFVVALVIGILLDAIGLTLFAASVAVLAYGLWRMRQLYRWLAGRSRRAPVDDDGIWGATYRLLARRQRSEIARKRRLLRLLRAFRTTAAALPDATVVLADDGAILWFNTAATRLLGLSYPHDVGGHFSNLVRSPRVTAWLDTDGSENLLDIPAPTDDAIRLGLRLIPYAEGQRLLVARDMSKLMQLEQVRRDFVANVSHELRTPLTVVHGYLDLIEPDQLPELEPILAELRGQSRRMTQIVEDLLTLSRLEAQDSLPQERVAMGAMLRTLKREADALSQGRHTVTVESSTDVDVLGSTKELHSAFSNLVTNAVRYTPAGGQIRIQWLARGHEPVFAVSDTGQGIAPAHLPRITERFYRVSTSRSRDSGGTGLGLSIVKHVLQLHQARLTIDSEVGVGSTFSCVFGVERALEPAAIGDEA comes from the coding sequence ATGACGGGCGCATTCGACCGCGCGTGGCAGATCAGCCTGTGGCGCATCGCATGCCTGTTTGTCGTGGCTCTGGTCATCGGCATCCTGCTTGACGCCATTGGCCTGACGCTCTTCGCCGCCAGTGTCGCCGTGCTCGCCTACGGTCTGTGGCGCATGCGCCAGCTGTACCGCTGGCTCGCCGGCCGGTCGCGACGCGCCCCGGTCGATGACGATGGCATCTGGGGCGCGACCTATCGCCTGCTGGCACGACGGCAACGTTCCGAGATCGCGCGCAAACGCCGCCTGCTGCGCCTGCTGCGCGCCTTCCGTACCACGGCCGCTGCCCTGCCCGACGCCACGGTTGTTCTCGCCGACGATGGCGCCATCCTGTGGTTCAACACGGCGGCCACGCGCCTGCTCGGGCTGAGCTATCCACACGATGTGGGCGGTCATTTCTCGAATCTGGTCCGCTCCCCGCGCGTCACGGCGTGGCTGGACACCGACGGTAGCGAGAACCTGCTGGACATCCCCGCGCCCACGGACGATGCGATCCGCCTGGGGCTGCGCCTGATACCGTATGCCGAAGGCCAGCGGCTGCTGGTCGCCCGGGATATGTCGAAATTGATGCAACTGGAGCAGGTCCGTCGCGATTTCGTGGCCAACGTGTCGCACGAACTGCGCACGCCGTTGACCGTGGTGCACGGCTACCTGGATCTGATCGAACCCGACCAGTTGCCGGAACTCGAGCCGATCCTGGCCGAACTGCGCGGCCAATCGCGCCGGATGACGCAGATCGTGGAAGACCTGCTCACGCTGTCGCGGCTGGAGGCGCAGGACAGCCTGCCGCAGGAACGCGTGGCCATGGGCGCGATGCTGCGCACTCTCAAGCGCGAAGCCGATGCATTGAGCCAGGGGCGCCACACCGTGACGGTCGAGTCGTCGACAGATGTCGACGTGCTGGGCTCGACCAAGGAGCTGCACAGCGCCTTTTCAAATCTCGTCACCAATGCCGTGCGCTATACGCCGGCCGGTGGTCAGATCCGCATTCAGTGGCTGGCGCGCGGGCACGAGCCTGTATTTGCGGTCAGTGACACCGGCCAGGGAATCGCGCCGGCTCACCTGCCGCGTATCACGGAACGCTTCTACCGCGTATCCACGAGCCGATCGCGCGACAGCGGCGGAACGGGGCTCGGGCTTTCCATCGTCAAGCACGTTCTCCAGCTGCACCAGGCCCGGTTGACCATCGACAGCGAAGTGGGCGTGGGCAGTACGTTCTCTTGCGTATTTGGCGTCGAACGTGCGCTAGAGCCGGCCGCTATCGGCGACGAAGCATGA
- a CDS encoding phosphate ABC transporter substrate-binding protein: MKPRGIIGMWRRIALGVLMTAAAAAPGAAPVNLVSVGSDTLGDLMLAWVDAFQAANPQVRIQIQTPGSAGAPTALAVGSAELGPMSRAMTEAEEASYRRYRGHAPGRIQIGLDAIAIFVHPDNPIGSLSLQDVDAVWSQTRRCGRGSPIAAWSDLAVAAPALINRPILRIGRNTASGTFEFFRDVALCEGVYRDDVVQLAGAGAIVAAVAQQPHAIGHAGVGHVNALVKVLPLRDGKNVVAPTPENIENGRYPLARPLYIYFNRGTDGRPSEASLRFLQYVLSGPAQTLLEHQGFVALSAQALAEQKELVQ, from the coding sequence ATGAAACCGCGCGGCATCATCGGAATGTGGCGGCGCATCGCGCTCGGCGTTCTGATGACCGCTGCGGCAGCAGCCCCCGGTGCGGCGCCAGTCAACCTGGTAAGCGTCGGCTCGGACACCTTGGGCGACCTGATGCTGGCCTGGGTGGACGCCTTCCAGGCAGCGAATCCGCAGGTGCGGATCCAGATCCAGACGCCGGGTTCAGCCGGTGCACCAACGGCGCTTGCCGTCGGCTCAGCCGAGCTCGGCCCGATGAGCCGAGCGATGACGGAAGCCGAAGAAGCGAGCTATCGCCGCTATCGTGGACACGCCCCCGGCCGCATCCAGATCGGCCTGGACGCAATCGCCATATTCGTGCATCCGGATAACCCGATCGGTTCGCTGTCGTTGCAGGATGTGGACGCGGTGTGGTCGCAGACACGGCGATGTGGACGCGGCTCGCCCATTGCCGCGTGGAGCGATCTGGCAGTCGCCGCGCCAGCGCTGATCAATCGTCCGATTCTGCGGATCGGGCGCAATACGGCATCCGGCACCTTTGAGTTCTTCCGGGATGTAGCGCTCTGTGAAGGGGTTTATCGGGATGATGTGGTCCAGCTTGCCGGAGCCGGTGCGATCGTCGCGGCGGTGGCGCAGCAGCCGCACGCCATCGGACATGCTGGCGTCGGCCACGTCAACGCTTTGGTAAAGGTGTTGCCGCTGCGCGACGGCAAAAATGTTGTTGCGCCCACGCCCGAGAATATCGAAAACGGTCGCTACCCACTGGCGCGGCCGCTCTATATCTATTTCAATCGGGGAACGGACGGTCGCCCTTCCGAGGCCTCCCTGCGGTTTTTGCAATACGTCTTGAGCGGGCCGGCGCAGACTCTGCTGGAACACCAGGGGTTCGTCGCGCTTTCGGCCCAAGCTCTCGCCGAACAAAAGGAGCTTGTCCAATGA
- the ppk1 gene encoding polyphosphate kinase 1 has product MTLLNAAMTRDLKDPSLYLNRELAQLEFNFRVLAQAYDERVPLLERLRFLCISNTNLDEFFEVRVAVLRQQLALGTPMPGPDGLGPTEVLSRIRSRALELVRAQYAFWNDTLLPALGIEGIRFVTRDRWTVKQKRWLQGYFQNEILPVLSPLGLDPAHPFPRILNKSLNLAVVLKGKDAFGREGHMALVRAPRSLPRIIRLPAEVAESPYDFVFLAGILQQFIDEMFPGMRVEGSYQFRVTRNSELVVDEDEVENLAAALSDELAGRGYAHPVRLEVAESCPKAITDMLMANFQLTDQDIYRCAGPVNINRIIAIYDQVDRADLKFPKFTPRVAPAFVGTPAVLDAVREQDVLLHHPFESFGAVIELVRQASQDPDVLAIKQTLYRVGDHSPLVSHLVDAARNGKDVTVVVELRARFDEEANIRLANRLQEAGVQVVYGVVGYKTHAKMLLIVRREEGKLRRYVHLSTGNYHQMTSKVYTDFGLMTADPDIGEDVHKMFQQLSGLGTVIKLKRLMQSPFTLHKGLLTKIEREIAHARAGKPARIIAKMNALNEAGVIEQLYAASCAGVQIDLIVRGACALRPQLPGVSENIRVRSVVGRFLEHSRVYWFANDGQPEIFCASADWMERNLLRRIETCFPILDSVLAQRVYDEALANFLADNTQAWVLQPDGTYTQLHPQDEMPHAAQLALVAKLSM; this is encoded by the coding sequence ATGACACTTCTCAACGCGGCGATGACGCGCGACCTGAAGGATCCGTCGCTTTACCTCAATCGCGAGCTGGCGCAGCTGGAGTTCAACTTCCGCGTGCTGGCGCAGGCCTATGACGAGCGCGTACCGCTGCTTGAACGCCTGCGTTTCCTGTGCATTTCCAACACCAACCTCGACGAGTTCTTCGAAGTTCGGGTGGCTGTGCTGCGGCAGCAGCTGGCATTGGGCACGCCGATGCCCGGTCCCGACGGCCTGGGCCCGACCGAGGTGCTCTCGCGCATCCGTTCGCGCGCGCTGGAGCTGGTCCGCGCCCAGTACGCCTTCTGGAACGACACCCTGCTGCCGGCGCTGGGCATCGAAGGCATCCGCTTCGTCACGCGCGATCGCTGGACAGTCAAGCAGAAACGCTGGCTGCAGGGCTATTTCCAGAACGAGATCCTGCCGGTGCTCTCGCCGCTGGGACTGGATCCGGCGCACCCGTTCCCGCGCATCCTCAACAAGAGCCTCAACCTTGCCGTCGTGCTCAAGGGCAAGGACGCCTTCGGGCGCGAAGGGCACATGGCGCTGGTGCGTGCGCCTCGCTCGCTGCCGCGCATCATCCGGCTCCCCGCGGAAGTCGCCGAGTCGCCCTACGATTTCGTGTTCCTGGCCGGCATCCTGCAACAGTTCATCGACGAGATGTTTCCGGGCATGCGCGTGGAGGGTTCGTACCAGTTCCGCGTGACGCGCAACAGCGAGCTGGTCGTCGACGAAGACGAAGTGGAGAACCTCGCCGCGGCCTTGTCGGACGAGCTGGCCGGCCGCGGTTATGCACATCCGGTACGCCTGGAAGTGGCCGAATCCTGCCCGAAGGCCATCACCGACATGCTGATGGCGAACTTCCAGCTGACCGACCAGGATATCTACCGCTGCGCCGGCCCGGTCAACATTAACCGCATCATTGCCATCTACGACCAGGTCGACCGGGCAGACCTGAAATTCCCGAAATTCACGCCGCGCGTGGCGCCGGCCTTCGTGGGCACGCCGGCGGTCCTGGATGCCGTGCGCGAGCAGGACGTGCTGCTGCACCATCCGTTCGAATCCTTCGGCGCGGTGATCGAACTGGTGCGCCAGGCCAGCCAGGATCCGGACGTACTGGCCATCAAGCAGACGCTGTACCGCGTCGGCGACCATTCGCCGCTGGTGAGCCATCTGGTCGATGCCGCGCGCAATGGCAAGGACGTCACCGTCGTGGTGGAACTGCGTGCGCGCTTTGACGAAGAGGCCAATATTCGCTTGGCGAACCGGTTGCAGGAGGCCGGCGTGCAGGTCGTGTATGGCGTCGTCGGCTACAAGACCCACGCCAAGATGCTGCTGATCGTACGCCGCGAGGAAGGTAAACTTCGCCGCTATGTACACCTTTCTACTGGCAACTATCACCAGATGACGTCCAAGGTCTACACCGATTTCGGCCTGATGACCGCCGACCCGGATATCGGCGAAGACGTCCACAAGATGTTCCAGCAGTTGTCAGGCCTGGGCACCGTGATCAAGCTCAAGCGTCTGATGCAGTCGCCCTTCACCCTGCACAAGGGTCTGCTCACCAAGATCGAGCGTGAGATCGCTCATGCTCGCGCGGGAAAACCGGCACGCATCATCGCGAAAATGAACGCACTCAACGAAGCAGGCGTGATCGAACAGCTCTACGCCGCCTCGTGTGCAGGCGTGCAGATCGACCTGATCGTGCGCGGCGCCTGCGCGTTGCGGCCACAATTGCCCGGTGTTTCGGAAAACATCCGCGTGCGCTCGGTGGTCGGCCGGTTCCTCGAACACAGTCGCGTGTACTGGTTTGCCAATGACGGCCAGCCGGAGATCTTCTGCGCCAGCGCCGACTGGATGGAACGCAATCTGCTGCGACGGATCGAAACCTGCTTTCCAATTCTCGACAGCGTGCTGGCCCAGCGGGTGTACGACGAGGCGCTGGCCAATTTCCTGGCCGACAACACCCAGGCCTGGGTGCTCCAGCCCGATGGCACCTATACGCAGTTGCATCCCCAGGACGAGATGCCGCACGCGGCCCAGCTGGCCTTGGTGGCCAAGCTCAGCATGTAG
- the ppx gene encoding exopolyphosphatase, with translation MPQGQKPIQDGELLAAVDLGSNSYHMVVARYQHGELRVIDRLRDSVRMAAGLSLDGSLDAERRDRALACLARFGQRLRTLPSSRVRAVATNTVRRLSAPHAFLLPAETALGHPIEVVSGREEARLIYLGVAHGLPESRERRLCIDIGGGSTEFIIGAGLDPIERESLQMGCVASTLRFFGDGKLTAKRWRQAQTEIGVELQQFAADYRSRGWGETIGSSGTIRAIGNLIQANGWSDSFITAESLARLRDAILAAGSIEKIRLPGLSEERQAVLAGGVAILEAAFAALRLDRMQVCETAMREGLLYDMIGRAEQRDPRTASIESLVRRYDVDRSHALRVEATAHALFDQIADAWDLDAEALDWLLWAARMHEIGLAIAHSQHHMHGAYLVKHADLAGFTRQEQELLSTVLRCHRRKPDQDLLNALPDRQRRAATRVTALLRLAVLLQRARSADPMPPLSLRWDERTLELKLPRAWLEQHPLTVADLDQERDYMKELGFKLQLRASDRADSPSFAH, from the coding sequence GTGCCCCAAGGCCAGAAACCCATTCAGGACGGCGAATTGCTGGCCGCGGTCGACCTGGGCTCCAACAGCTATCACATGGTGGTCGCGCGCTATCAGCACGGCGAGCTGCGTGTCATCGACCGGTTGCGGGACAGCGTGCGTATGGCCGCAGGCCTCAGCCTGGACGGCAGCCTCGATGCCGAGCGCCGCGATCGGGCGCTGGCCTGCCTGGCCCGCTTCGGACAACGTTTGCGCACCCTGCCGTCCAGCCGGGTACGCGCCGTTGCAACCAATACGGTGCGCCGCCTGAGCGCCCCGCACGCGTTCCTGCTTCCCGCCGAAACGGCGCTGGGCCATCCGATCGAAGTGGTTTCCGGCCGCGAGGAAGCGCGCCTGATCTACCTGGGTGTAGCCCACGGCCTGCCGGAATCGCGCGAACGACGCCTATGCATCGATATCGGCGGCGGCAGTACGGAATTCATCATTGGTGCCGGACTCGATCCGATCGAGCGCGAAAGTCTGCAGATGGGCTGCGTGGCCAGCACCCTGCGTTTCTTCGGCGACGGCAAGCTCACGGCCAAGCGCTGGCGCCAGGCCCAGACCGAGATCGGCGTCGAGCTGCAGCAGTTCGCCGCCGACTACCGCAGCCGCGGCTGGGGAGAAACGATCGGGTCGTCCGGAACGATTCGCGCCATCGGCAACCTGATCCAGGCCAATGGTTGGAGCGATAGCTTCATCACGGCAGAAAGCCTGGCCCGTCTGCGCGACGCCATTTTGGCGGCGGGTTCGATCGAGAAGATCCGGTTACCGGGCTTGTCGGAGGAGCGCCAGGCCGTGCTGGCCGGCGGTGTCGCCATCCTTGAGGCAGCCTTTGCAGCCCTGCGCCTGGATCGCATGCAGGTGTGCGAAACCGCCATGCGCGAAGGCCTGCTCTACGACATGATCGGCCGCGCCGAGCAGCGCGACCCCCGCACCGCCAGCATCGAAAGCCTTGTGCGCCGCTACGACGTGGACCGCAGCCACGCGCTGCGCGTCGAGGCCACTGCGCACGCGCTGTTCGATCAGATCGCCGACGCCTGGGATCTGGACGCCGAAGCCCTCGACTGGCTGCTGTGGGCCGCCCGCATGCACGAGATTGGCCTTGCCATTGCCCACAGCCAGCACCACATGCACGGCGCCTACCTGGTGAAGCATGCCGACCTCGCCGGCTTTACACGGCAGGAGCAGGAGCTGCTCTCCACCGTGCTGCGCTGCCATCGGCGCAAGCCGGACCAGGATCTGCTCAACGCCCTGCCCGACCGGCAGCGGCGCGCCGCGACGCGTGTGACCGCGCTGTTGCGCCTGGCGGTCTTGCTCCAGCGCGCGCGCAGCGCCGACCCCATGCCGCCGCTGTCGCTACGCTGGGACGAGCGCACGCTGGAATTGAAGCTGCCCCGCGCCTGGCTGGAACAGCATCCCCTGACGGTGGCCGACCTGGACCAGGAGCGCGACTACATGAAGGAGCTGGGCTTCAAGCTGCAGTTGCGGGCAAGCGATCGCGCCGACAGCCCGAGTTTTGCGCACTGA
- a CDS encoding peptidylprolyl isomerase, with protein MLKRHLLAFALLAPFAVAAQTDTKPAAKPAEQKPAAVATKPAEGAAPAAPATKPANQTVVLHTSMGDITIELFPDKAPKSVENFLQYTKEGFYNGTIFHRVINGFMVQGGGFTKDLTQKRTRPPIHNEANNGLSNLRGTVAMARTGDPHSATAQFFINVVDNKRLDYVSDQSGMTYGYCVFGKVVAGMDVVDKIKAVETGPQGPLPGDVPKTAITIDKAEVVN; from the coding sequence GTGCTGAAGCGTCATCTGCTCGCTTTTGCCCTGCTGGCACCGTTTGCCGTTGCCGCGCAAACCGATACCAAGCCCGCAGCCAAGCCGGCCGAGCAAAAACCGGCAGCGGTTGCGACCAAGCCCGCCGAAGGCGCCGCCCCGGCTGCCCCGGCGACGAAGCCTGCGAACCAGACGGTCGTCCTGCATACCTCGATGGGCGACATCACCATCGAGCTGTTCCCGGACAAGGCGCCCAAGTCGGTCGAGAACTTCCTGCAGTACACCAAGGAAGGCTTCTACAACGGCACCATCTTCCACCGCGTGATCAACGGCTTCATGGTCCAGGGCGGCGGCTTCACCAAGGATCTCACCCAGAAGCGCACGCGCCCGCCGATTCATAACGAAGCCAACAATGGCCTGAGCAATCTGCGCGGAACCGTCGCCATGGCGCGCACCGGCGACCCGCACTCGGCCACCGCCCAGTTCTTCATCAACGTCGTCGACAACAAGCGCCTGGATTATGTCAGCGACCAGAGCGGCATGACCTACGGCTACTGCGTATTCGGCAAGGTCGTGGCCGGCATGGACGTGGTCGACAAGATCAAGGCCGTGGAAACCGGTCCGCAGGGACCGCTCCCCGGTGACGTTCCGAAGACGGCCATCACCATCGACAAGGCCGAAGTGGTCAACTGA
- a CDS encoding UDP-2,3-diacylglucosamine diphosphatase: MPTHFISDLHLQDSRPDLTEIFFRYLRGPARDSEGLYILGDLFETWVGDDDDAPLAQDARGHLRELTATGVPCWFMHGNRDFLVGKTFSEATGVQVLDDPTVVNLYNQPTLLLHGDSLCTDDQPYQAIRSQLRSAVWQAQFLAQPLPARRAFAEAARAKSREHTAMAGEAIMDVTESAVCDVAQAHGIRRIIHGHTHRPAQHWHDATNGRVERWVIADWRDTGEVLLVSADGISRQVLR, from the coding sequence ATGCCGACGCATTTCATTTCCGACCTGCACCTGCAGGATTCGCGACCGGATCTGACCGAAATCTTCTTTCGTTACCTGCGGGGACCTGCCCGTGACAGCGAAGGCCTCTACATCCTCGGCGATCTCTTCGAAACCTGGGTTGGCGACGACGACGATGCGCCGCTGGCGCAGGATGCGCGCGGTCATCTGCGCGAGCTGACGGCGACCGGTGTCCCGTGCTGGTTCATGCACGGAAATCGCGATTTCCTCGTTGGCAAAACCTTCTCGGAGGCCACCGGCGTCCAGGTGCTGGACGACCCTACGGTCGTCAACCTCTACAACCAACCGACCTTGCTGCTCCACGGCGATTCGCTGTGTACCGACGACCAGCCCTACCAGGCAATACGCTCCCAGTTACGTAGCGCCGTCTGGCAGGCGCAGTTTCTGGCGCAGCCGCTGCCGGCGCGTCGTGCCTTCGCCGAAGCCGCCCGGGCAAAGAGCCGCGAGCACACGGCCATGGCGGGCGAAGCCATCATGGACGTTACCGAATCTGCCGTTTGCGACGTCGCTCAGGCGCATGGCATCCGCCGCATCATTCACGGTCATACCCATCGGCCGGCGCAGCACTGGCATGACGCGACCAACGGGCGTGTCGAGCGATGGGTGATCGCGGACTGGCGCGATACGGGGGAAGTGTTGCTGGTATCCGCCGACGGCATAAGCCGCCAGGTACTGCGCTAG